The Halosimplex litoreum genome has a window encoding:
- a CDS encoding DUF7405 family protein, whose protein sequence is MSPDNERGIGRREFVATAVAIGGASALSACQERERDLVGTESDGPSEPEGAGGTRTGTDTEFELSVPTGNPDALSKRQHAWNYAVVHDAHGNTVIPQQQLILGLSYEGSTPPTEAEREQVEGTLRTLEEAFQWGTGGNPSASFTQGLLFMLGYSASYFERTGGVPEQLVPAEDLLRRVGEDPDKADDFDAVLLMNSDIGSVVMAAEAALFGEIETINGVEVTDTFEGVFSKTDRRTGMVGKGIPADVLDNDSIPESAPLSMGFKSGYRDSQPSEDRITIREGPFAGGTTMAISRLGIDLDRWYDQSHEERAAEMFCPAHDTDEIGEIGEKLGAESRITEENARSVEEYAEEYDRVGHTQKVARARDDDFVPTILRRSEGVATDAAQGTEFNFSGLQRHVDDFVETRKAMNTDEYDDDLAAEDHGIVDYLETLHRETLLVPPRSQRALPTGIDE, encoded by the coding sequence ATGTCACCGGACAACGAGCGTGGGATCGGCCGCCGCGAGTTCGTCGCGACGGCCGTCGCTATCGGTGGGGCGAGCGCGCTCTCGGCGTGTCAGGAACGGGAACGGGACCTGGTGGGAACCGAATCCGACGGTCCCAGCGAACCGGAGGGGGCGGGTGGAACCCGGACGGGGACGGACACGGAGTTCGAGCTGTCGGTTCCGACGGGCAACCCCGACGCGCTGTCGAAGCGCCAACACGCCTGGAACTACGCGGTCGTCCACGACGCCCACGGCAACACCGTCATCCCGCAACAACAGCTGATCCTCGGGCTCTCCTACGAGGGGTCGACTCCGCCGACCGAGGCCGAGCGTGAACAGGTCGAGGGAACCCTTCGGACCCTCGAAGAGGCCTTCCAGTGGGGGACCGGCGGCAACCCCTCGGCGTCGTTCACGCAGGGGCTGCTCTTCATGCTCGGCTACTCGGCCAGCTACTTCGAGCGGACCGGCGGCGTCCCCGAGCAGCTGGTCCCGGCCGAAGACCTGCTCCGCCGGGTCGGCGAGGACCCCGACAAGGCCGACGACTTCGACGCCGTCCTGCTGATGAACAGCGACATCGGCTCGGTCGTCATGGCCGCCGAGGCAGCGCTGTTCGGCGAGATCGAGACGATAAACGGCGTCGAGGTGACCGACACCTTCGAGGGCGTCTTCTCGAAGACCGATCGGCGGACCGGGATGGTCGGCAAGGGTATCCCGGCGGACGTGCTGGACAACGACTCGATCCCGGAGTCGGCGCCGCTGTCGATGGGGTTCAAGTCCGGCTACCGCGACAGCCAGCCCTCCGAGGACCGGATCACCATCCGCGAGGGGCCGTTCGCCGGCGGGACGACGATGGCGATCTCCCGACTCGGCATCGATCTGGACCGCTGGTACGACCAGTCCCACGAGGAGCGGGCCGCCGAGATGTTCTGTCCCGCCCACGACACCGACGAGATCGGGGAGATCGGCGAGAAGCTCGGCGCCGAGAGCAGGATCACCGAGGAAAACGCCCGAAGCGTCGAGGAGTACGCAGAGGAGTACGACCGCGTGGGACACACGCAGAAAGTCGCACGCGCACGCGACGACGACTTCGTCCCGACGATCCTCCGGCGTTCGGAGGGGGTCGCCACGGACGCGGCCCAGGGGACGGAGTTCAACTTCAGCGGCCTCCAGCGCCACGTCGACGACTTCGTCGAGACTCGCAAGGCGATGAACACCGACGAGTACGACGACGACCTGGCGGCCGAGGACCACGGCATCGTCGACTACCTGGAGACGCTCCACCGCGAGACGCTGCTCGTGCCGCCCCGCTCCCAGCGCGCGCTCCCGACAGGGATCGACGAATGA